The window CCGCCGCCATCGGGCGCGGCCGGGGGCTCCCGCTGCCGCCGACGTACGCCGTGGCGAGCCCCGAGCTGCTCCGGGAGATCCCGTCGGCGGAGTACCCGCTCGTCGTCAAGCCCGCCGACGGAAGCTCCGGGCGGGCCGTGCACCTGGTGCACTCGCCGGAGCGGCTGGAGGCCCTGCTGCCCGTGCTCGCGGGCGAGGGGCTGCTCATCGCCCAGCCGTACGTGCCCAACTCGGGCACGGACATCAAGGTGTACGCGGTCGGCGGGGAGCTGTTCGCGACCGAGCGGTGTTCACCGCTGCACCCGGACCCCGCGGTGCGGGAGCGCCGGGTGCCGCTGTCGGCCGAGGTGGCGGCGATCGCCGCTCAGGTGGGGGCGGTGTACGGGCTGGACCTGTACGGCGTGGACGTGCTGCTGGGCCCGGACGGGCCGGTGGTCGTCGACGTGAACGACTTCCCGAGCTTCCGTCAGGTGCCGGACGCGGCCGCGCGGGTGGCCCGGGCGGTACTGGAGCTGGCGCGGGCGGGTGGTTCGGGGCAGCCGCCGGCGCCCGTGGCACTGCCGTACGCGCTGCCCCTGCCGATCCCGGCTCAGGCCCAGGCACAGCTCCCGGTCCAGGCCCAGGCGCAGGTCCAGGCACAGGTCCCGGCTCAGCACCCGACGCAGGTCTCCGCCGTGGGGGGCGACGGCGCATGAGGATCTGCCTGATCACCCCCGAGCCCGGTCATCCGCTGCTGGCGGACACCACCGCGCTGCTGGCCCCGGATCACGAGGTGGAGGCGCTCGACCCGGTCACCCCCGGGGAGGTGCCGCTGCCCCTGGCCGACGTGTACCTGCTGAAGTCGCGGACGCCGCACGCACTGGAGCTCGCCCGGCACCTGGAGCAACGGGGAGCGGCCGTGGTGAACTCCGCTCCGGCCACCGCACTGTGCCAGGACCGTACGGAGATGGCCGATCTCGCCCTGCGGGCCGGGCTGCCCTTCGCCGCGACCGGTACCCACGCCTCCCTCTCCGGCTGGGCGGCCGGGACCCGGCTCGACGCTCCCGTGGTGGTCAAGAGCCGGCGCAGCCGCCGGGGCGACCTGGTGGCCCGCGTGAACGACAGTGCGCGCCTGCGGGAGCTGGCCCGGGAATGGCCGCACGAGCCGGTCGTGGTGCAGGAGTACGCGGTCAACAGCGGCTGGGACCACAAACTGTGGGCGATCGGGGACGAGGTCTTCTCGGCCCTGCGCCGGTCCGAGCTCTCCCCCGGTGGCCGTGGGCCCACCCGGCCCCTGCCCCTGGCCGAACTGCCTTCCGGATGGGCCGACCTCGTGCGCGAGGTGGGCGCCGTGTTCGCGCTGGACGTCTACGGCGTGGACATCATCGACACCGGGGGCGGTACACCGCTGATCGTGGACATCAACGCCTTCCCCGGCATCCGGGGCCAGGCCGGCGCCCCGGAGGCCCTCGCGGCACTGGCCCTGCGCCGGGCGGCGGGGCGTGCCTGAAGGCTGCCGGGCAGGTCCGGACGGGGGAATGCCCGGGACGTGAGCACCCCGGCCCGGTGTCGTACCGCGGACGGGCGTCCGGCGCCGTGAGGATCGGGGCATGGGCGTCGTCCTGCCGGTCCTCTTCGCGCTGTTCGCGGCGTTCAGCAACGCGCTCGCCACCGTGCTCCAGCGGCGGGCCGCCCTCACCGTGCCGCAGAGCGACGGCTTCCGCTTCGGCCTGGTCCTCGATCTGCTGCGGCGGCCGCTGTGGATCGGCGGCATCCTGGCCGTGATCGCGGCGGGGGTGGGGCAGGCGGCGGCGCTGGCCACGGGCGCGCTGGCCCTCGTACAGCCCCTGTTCGTGCTGGAGCTGCCGCTCGCGCTGCTGATCGCCTCGCTGGTGACGCGGCAGCGGCTGCCCCGGGCGCTCTGGCTGGCCGTGGCGGGGGTGGTGGCCGGGCTCGGGGTCACGCTGGTGGCCGCCTCGCCCGCGGGCAACCGTACGGACGTGCCGCCCGAGCGCTGGGTGGTGGCCCTGGTGGCGTGCGCGATCGCCGTCGCCGCCCTGGCCGTGGCCGGACTGCGCCGGCCGCCGGGCCGTGCGCGGGCCTGCTGCCTCGGCGCAGCCACGGCCGTCTGCTACGCGCTCACGGCCGCCCTGATGAAATCCGCGGTGCACGTCCTCGACGACGGCGGCCTCGGAGCCTTCCTGACCACTTGGGAGACGTACGCCTTCGGTGCGAGCGGCATCTGCGCCCTGCTGCTGCTGGAACACGCCATGCAGGGCGGGCCGCTGGTCGCCTCGCAGCCCGCGCTGACCCTGGGCGACGCGAGCATCAGCGTCGCGCTGGGCGTGGTCCTGTACGAGGAACACCTGCGGTCGAGCTGGTGGCTGCTCCCCCAGCTGCTGGGCGTCGCCCTGATCTGCGCGGGGGTGCTGGCCCTGGCCCGGGCGGGTGAGGGCGCGCCCTGAGGCACCGCGGCAGGGGAACGGGAAGCCTCTCGGCGCCGTTGGGGGGCGGGCCGGACCGGGGTAGCGTGCCGCTCAGTCGAGTGGAGGGCGGGATCCGTGCGAGCGGTGGTCTTCGAGCGGTACGGCGAGCGGGCCGAGGTCAGGGACGTGCCGGAGCCGGCTCCGCCGGCGGGCGGGGTGGTGGTGCGGGTCGAGGCCACCGGGCTCTGCCGCAGCGACTGGCACGGCTGGATGGGCCACGACCCGGACATCGTGCTGCCGCACGTCCCCGGGCACGAACTCGCGGGTGTGGTCGAGGCCGTGGGGGCAGGGGTGCGGAACTGGCGGGTCGGTGACCGGGTCACGGCGCCGTTCGTCTGCGCCTGCGGCAGCTGCGCGGACTGTGCGGCCGGTGACCACCAGGTGTGCGCACGGCAGACACAGCCCGGGTTCACGCACTGGGGGTCCTTCGCCGAGTACGTGGCCCTGGACCACGCCGATGTGAATCTGGTGGCCGTGCCGGAGGAGCTCTCGTACGTGACGGCGGCCGGTCTCGGGTGCCGCTTCGCGACGGCGTTCCGGGCGGTGGTGGCACAGGGTCGCGCGGCGGCGGGCGAGTGGGTGTGCGTGTACGGCTGCGGCGGGGTGGGCCTCTCCGCGGTGATGATCGCGGCGGCGGCCGGGGCCCGGGTGATCGCCGTGGACACGGCGCCGGGGGCGCTGGAGCTGGCGCGGAAGTTCGGCGCCGTGCACTGCGTGGATGCCGGGGACGGCGCCGACACCGCAGGGGCCGTACGGGAGTTGACCGGCGGGGGCGCGCACCTCTCGCTCGACGCGCTGGGGTCACCGGCCACGGCCGCGGCCTCGGTGGCCGGGCTGCGGCGGCGGGGGCGGCACGTGCAGGTGGGGCTGCTGCCGACGGCAGCCGGGGCGGCGGTCCTGCCGATGGACCGGGTGATCGGCTGGGAGCTGGAGATCCTCGGGAGCCACGGCATGGCGGCGCACGCGTATCCGCCGATGATGGAACTCGTCCGGGGCGGTGTGCTGCGGCCGGACCTGCTGGTCACCTCGACGATCACACTCGACGCGGCTCCGGCGGCGCTGGCCGCGATGGGCTCGGCGGCGGTGCGCGGGGTCACCGTCATCCTGCCGGGATCGGGTGCCGGGCGCTGAGTTACGATCGCCCGGTTCGAGCGGAGGACGGAACGGGAACGGCGGGTGGTGGGCGTGAGCTCCGGCGGAAGAGTGGCGGGGGCCGTGACCGCGGCGCTGATGGGCGGGCTGGTGCTCGGCGGCTGCTCCGGCGCCGCGGGCGGGCCCACCCCACCGGCGGCGGAGAAGGCGGGGACGCCGACCGCGAGTCCCGATGCGGCGACGGCTTCGCCGTCCCCCTCGGTCTCGCAGCCGGCCGCCCCGGAGCCCTCCGACGCGGTGTCGCCCACGGCGGCGGGGTCGAAGCCCTCGCCCAGCCATGGGTCGAAGCCGGCGCCGAAGCGCAGTACGGCCGGGTCGTCGAAGATCCCGCAGAACCCGTACCGGGGCCCCAACCCGCCTCCGGCCCCGACCCACGTCCCGACACTGGACTGGAAGCCGTCGCCCTTCGACCCGAAGGACCCCTCGATCCCGAAGTACACGCTGCCGCCGCTGCCGTAGACGCAGAGGCAGAGGCAGACCTAGCAGACACGTACCGGCCTCCGCGGGGGTGCTGCCAGGCCAGCAGTTCCTGGACGCGGCGGTGTCGTCCCGGATCCGGCCGACGATTCGACGCGGGCGTCCGTTGACACACAGAACCCCGAACACGCCGAGGACCGCGGCGAAGATCCGCTCCCCGGGCCTCTGCGCGCATGCTCGCGCACGGGCGGCGGCTACACGCCGCCTCCGATGATCCACCAGTGCGAGGAGACGCCGGCGAGCGGACCAACAGCACTCCACCCGGCCCACCGCGTCGTCACGGACCTGCACATGCTCCAACAGCCCTGCCCACGTGCCATCCGCCTCCCAGCGGGCGAACCGCTCGTAGACGGTCTGCCACGGGCCCATACCGCCCCGGCAGATCACGCCACGGAGCCCCGGTCCGCAAACGCCACAGCACACCATCGACCACCTGACGGTGATCACGCCACGGCCGACCACGCCCGTCCACCTGCGGCAACAAGGGCTCCATCCGCTCCCACGCCGCGTCCGTCAACCCACCTCGACCTGCCGCACAAGTCTTAGGCAGGCGGCCCCGGCAGTGGTGTCCGCGCGTACTTGCCCGACAGCAGGTGGCCCGCTCCCGGGGCCACCGCGTCCAGGTCCAGGGCCCGGAGCATCTGGTGGGCGGTGCAGACGGCCGCGGACACCACCGGCTTGCCCAGGAGCTGCTCGGCCTCCTCGATGGCGCCCAGGGAGGGCATCTGCACGCAGGCCGAGAGCACGACCGCGTCCGCGTCCGCGTGTTCCAGCGCCTGTGCGAGGCCGGGCAGCCGGGCCGGGTCGTGGGCGGCGACGTCGAGGTTGTCGGGGATCTCCAGGGCCTGGTGGTCGAGGACCTCGATGCCCTCGTGCGTGAGGTAGTCCACGACGGTCCGGGTGAGCGGGCGCATGTACGGGGCCAGCAGCACGATCTTCCGGGCGCCGATGGTGTGCAGCCCGTGGACGAGGGCCCCGGCGCTGGTGACGACGGGGGCGGGCGCTCCGTTCTCGACCGTCCGGGTGTGCAGTCGCTGCTCCGAGGTGCGGTGGTAGCCGAGGCCCATGCTCATGATGGCGACCAGACAGGCGTAGCCCAGTACGTCGACCCGGGCGTCGGAGAGTTCGACGGCGCAGCGGTCGGAGTCTGCGTCCATGGCCCTCAGTTGCTCCGGGGTCACGTGGGTCATGCGCATCCGGCTGGAGTGGAAGGTGAAGCGCTCGTCGGGGGCGACGGCCTCGCGGGCCCGGAGGATGGCCGGGACCTCCGTCTCCATGGTGACGTTGGAGCTCGGCACGATCTGGCCGATGCGGTAGGTGCGGGGTGGCACGGGTACTCCTCTTTGCCTGTGTGTATGTGGGGGGGGGTCAGCGGGCGTCGACGACGGGATTGGTCAGGGTGCCGATGCCTTCGACCGTGGCCTCGACGGTGTCACCGGGGCGCAGGAACTCGGGCGGGACCATGCCGGCGCCGACGCCGGACGGCGAGCCCGTCGCGATGACGTCGCCGGGCTCCAGGGTCATGCCGGAGGAGATGTCGGCGATGAGGCGGGCGATGGGGAAGAGCATGTGCCGGGTGTTCGACTTCTGCTTGGTGACGCCGTTGACGCGCAGGGAGAGGTCGAGGGCCATCGGGTCCGGGATCTCGTCGCGGGTGACGACGACCGGGCCGAAGGGGGCGTAGGAGTCCTGGCCCTTGGAGAAGAACCACTGGCCGGAGCGGCGCTGGTCGCGGGCGCTGATGTCGTTGACGATGCTGAAGCCGAAGATGTGGTCGTACGCGTCCTCCTCGCTCACCCGGAAGGCGGTGCGGCCGATGACGACGGCGAGTTCGCACTCCCAGTCGAGCTGGGTGGTGAGGTCGGCGTTGTGCAGGATCGGCTGGCCGGGTCCGGTGACGGCGGTGGCGGGCTTGCCGAAGAGGACGGGGCGCGGCGGCAGGTCCTTGTCGGTGTCGAGGCTGCGGCTGGACTCCTCGACGTGCTCGATGTAGTTGAGGCCGACTCCGATGATCTTGCCCGGGCGCAGGGGTGCGCGCAGGGTCACGGCGTCGAGCCGGTGGACGGCCTCGGCCGGCCGGGCTTCGGGTCCGGCGGCCAGCAGGCCGCGCGCAGTCTCCTGGGCGGCCGCGCCGGCCCGGATGAAGGACAGCAGGTCCAGGGGCAGTTCCGCACCGGCGCGCCGGGCCAGGGTGGTGAGGTCCACGACGAGGTCGTCGACCTGCGCGCCGAGACGCACGGAAGCATCGTCGAGGGTGTAGCTGAGCAGCCTCATGGGGGCTCCTTGCAGTGGAGTGGGAGGGTGGCGAGGGGTGGATCGGCGGCGGGGCTCCGCCGTACCGGGGCCGGTGTCAGGGCCGGCGGCGTCCGGTACGGCGGAGCGGTTCAGAGGGTGGGCTGGTGGCCGCCGTTGTCGGCGTAGGCCTCTTCCCGGTGGAATCCGAGGGAGCGCATGACGGGGAAGTCGTTGAAGGAGAAGAGGCAGGCGTCCTCGGCCTCGTCGAGGTTGTGGTGCTCGTGCCAGGCCCAGGACGGGACGCAGAAGATGTCGCCCTGCTTCCACTCGAAGCGCTGTCCGGCGATCACCGAGACACCGCGGCCCTTGGCCGCCGTGTAGATCACCGAGCCGGTGTGGCGGTGGGCGAGGGTGGCCTGGCCGGGGCGCAGCAGCTGCATGTGGGCGCCCATGGTCGGCATGACGGAACCCCCGGTGACCGGGTTGGTGTACTCCGCGATCACGCCGTCGTACGGGGACCCCTCGGTCGCCTTCGCGAGGCTGCGCAGGGCCTCGTAGGTGGGCTCCCAGGGGTAGGCGAGCAGCGGCGAGTAGGGCCGGGTCCACTTCTCGACGCCGTAGGGGAGGAGGTTCGCGCCGTAGGTCAGCACGGAGGAGTTGATGACCTTTCCCGGGGTCTGGTAGAGCTCGGGGTGGACCTCGTAGAAGCCCGCGTCGAGGGCGTTGACCAGCGGGATGTCGAGTCCGTCCTGCCAGATGACGGGGGCGTCGTCCGCCTCGTTGCCGTGCTCGTGCCAGGTCCCGTTCGGCGTGATCGCGAAGTCGCCGGGGCCGACGCGCAGCTTCTGCCCGTCGACGATCGTCCAGGCGCCCGTGCCCTCGTGGACGAAGCGCAGGGCCGCGGCCTGGTGGCGGTGGGCGGTCATCGCCTCGCCGGGGCCCATGATCTGCAGCCCGGTGTAGAGGAGGCCGACGGCGGCGCTGACCTCCTTGCGGCCCGGGTTGACGAGCATGACGACCCGGCGTCCGGCGTCGTCGCCCTTGACGAGGCCGAGGGCCTTGTGGACCAGGGGGCGCAGGTCCTCGTACCGCCAGAGCACCGGGACCGACTTCGGCTGCGGGTACCAGGGCTCGATGTCGTTGGCGACGGTCCACAGCGCGCCCGCGTCGAGCGTGCCGAGCTCCTCGTAGTAGCGGCTGAGTTCCGGGGTCTCGGACACGCGGGCACGGCCGAGCATGGTGTCGTCCTGCTCGATGGTCATTCGTCCTCCTCGGGAGCGGCGGGAGCGGCGGGAGCGATGGGCGCGCCGGGAACGACGGGCGCGGTGAAGGTGACCGGCGGCCTGGGGCGGTTGTCCACTTCGAGGCGGAAGACGTCGAAGCGGTTGTAGTGGCCGACGATGTCGTGCATCTGCTTGGGCTGGATGCACCTGGCGAGGTCGATCTCGCCGTAGACGATGCCCTCGTCGTCGACGAGGGGTTCGGTGACGGGCCGGCCGTCGGGGCCGAAGATCCCGGACAGGGCGCTGCGCGGCCGCGTGAACTGCTTGCGGAGCTCCTCGTCGTCCCCGGCGAGCAGGTCCACGATCTCCGGGGAGACGGTGGAGCAGGCGACCACGGAGAAGACCTTGCCCTCGAAGCTGTGGGCCGCGGTACGGACCGCGATCGCGTCGGCCATGTCGTAGTCGGCGGGGGCGACGGGCAGGGCGATGTAGCAGGAGGCGTGGACGAGTTCGCCCTGGGCGAGGAGGGCGAAGCGGGCCAGGGTGTTGGTGTTCTCGCCGCAGGCCAGCACGCCGAGGGGGCCGACGGGGGTGTCGTGGACGACGAGCGAGCTGCCGTCACCGCCGGTCCAGGTGAGCTTCTCGGCCCAGGTCGGCACCAGCTTGCGGTGCACCCCGAGGAGTGCGCCGTCGGGTCCGATGGTCAGCAGGGTGTTGTGGAGGACGCCGAGGCTGTGCGGGACGCGCTCGTTGACCCCGATGACGAGGACGACGCCGTGCCTGCGGGCGGCCGCCCGCAGGCGGTCGACGTGCGGGCCGGGAATGTCGACGGAGGCGCGCTGGAGCCGCTCGAACCAGGGCGAACCCTGGACCGGGTTCATCGTCCAGTTCCAGTACGGGTACCCGGGGACGAACACCTCGGGGAAGACGACCAGTTCGGCCCCGCCCGCCGCGGCCTCGGCGATCAGGGCGACGGCCTTGTCCACGGTGGCGGCGGGATCGAGGTAGACGGGCGCGGCCTGGACGGCCGCCGCCGTGAAGCGGGGCAGGTGGTCCCTGTCCATGTGCGTGGGCACCTCCGGCTATCGGTGGGCGGGAACCGCTGCGCGGGGCAGCCAGCGGCGGTGGACGGATTCGGCGGGCTGCCGCAGCAGTTCCAGGCGCGGCGGGATCCGGTCGGTCCGCGCCGACGGGGGCCGCCCGCTGCCCGCGCGCCAGGCGCGCGCCCAGGGCGCGGCCGGGCCCTGGTAGCCCTGGGCGGCCGCCGCGTGCAGGGTCCACAGGGGGTCGTGGAGCTGGGCGCGGCCGACACCGCACAGGTCCGCCCGGCCGGCCAGGATGATCGAGTTCACGTCGTCGTACGTGGAGATCGCGCCGACGGCGATGGTGGGGATCCCGGTGGCGTTGCGGATCAGGTCCGCGTACGGGGTCTGGTAGCTGCGGCCGTAGCGGGGCTTCTCGTGGGCGACGACCTCGCCGGTGGAGACGTCGATGGCGTCGGCGCCCGCCTCGGCGAGTGCGCGCGCGATCCCGACGGCGTCGTCCTCGGTGGTGCCGCCGTCCGCCCAGTCGGCGGCGGAGATCCGCACGAGCAGCGCCTTGCCGGCCGGCCACACCTCTCGTACGGCGCGCAGCACTTCGAGCGGCAGCCGGAGCCTTCCGTCCAGGTCTGTGCCGTACTCGTCGGTGCGCCGGTTGGTCAGCGGGGACAGGAAGCCCGAGAGCAGGTGCCCGTGCCCGTACTGGAGTTCCAGTGCGTCGAAGCCCGCCCGGTCGGCGCGCCGGGCCGCGCCCACGAAGTCCCGTACGAGTGCGTCCATGTCGGCCCGGTCGGCCTCGCGCGGCACCGGGCTCCGCTCGTCCCAGCGCAGTGCGGAGGCGGCGATCGGCTGTCCGCCGCGGCCGGCCGCGCGGCGGCCGGCGTGCGTGAGCTGGATGCCGAGGCAGGTGTCGGACTGGCCGTGGACGAAGTCGGTGAGGCGCCGCCAGGCCGCCTCCTGTTCGTCGTTCCACAGGCCGGGGCAGCCGGGGGTGGCCCGGCCGCCGGCACTGACGGCCGTCATTCCGGCGAGGACCAGTCCGGCGCCGCCGATGGCCTGCGTGCTGAGGTGGACGAGGTCGAAGTCGCCCGGAACCCCGTCGCGCGCGGTGTGCAGGGCGGTGGGCGGTACGACGACCCGATTGCGCAGCAGCAGTCCGCCGAGCGGGTAGGGGCGGAACATGGGCGGAACGTCCGACGCGCGGTTGACCGCGCTGGTGAAGCCCTCGTCGCGCACGCGCAGGTTGTCGTAGGTGACGCGACGGCTGCGGGTGAGGAGGTTGAAGGCGAACTGGTGCGGGTCCTGGCCGGCGTACCGGTCGATGTGCTCGAACCATTCCAGGCTGGCCTGCGCGGCGCGCTGGGTGGACTCCACCACGGGCCTGCGCTCCTCCTCGTAGGCGGCGAGCGCGGTCGGCACGTCGGGGTGCTCGTGCAGGCTGGCCGCGAGTACGAGGGCGTCCTCCATGGCGAGTTTGGTGCCGGAGCCGATGGAGAAGTGCGCGGTGTGGGCGGCGTCGCCGAGCAGGACGACGTTCTCGTGCCGCCAGGTGCGGTTGCGGACCGTTGTGAAGCGCAGCCACTTGGAGTTGTTGGGGATGAGGCGGTGGCCGTCGAGGTGGTCGGCGAGGAGCTCCTCGCAGCGCCGGATGCTCTCCTCGTCGCTGGTTCCGGGAGGATGGTCGCGGTCGGCGAACTCCTCGAATCCGGCGCGCCGCCAGGCGTCCTCGGTCATCTCCACGATGAAGGTGGAGCGGGTGGCGTCGTAGGGGTACGCGTGCACCTGGAGCGTGCCGAAGTCCCGCTCCTCGACGATGAAGGTGAAGGCCTCGAAGACCTTGTCCGTGCCGAGCCACATGTAGCGGCCGGAGCGCTCGTCGAGGTCGGCCGCGAAGGTGTCGGCGTATGCGGCGCGGGTGGCCGACCGTACGCCGTCGCACGCCACCACCAGGTCGTACGTGGCAGCCAGTTCGGCCGCGGGCGGGGCCTGCGTGCGGTAGCGGACGTCGACCTCGAGGTCGGCGCAGCGCCGCTGGAGGATCCGCAGGAGGTGCTGCCGGCCGAGGGCGGCGAAACCGTGGCCGCCCGAGGTGAGGGTGCTGCCCCGGTATCGGACGTCGATGTCGGCCCAGCGGGCGAACTCGGCCGACATCGCCTCGTGGATCTCGCGGTCGGCCTGGGCGATTCCGTCGAGCGTCTCGTCGGAGAAGACGACCCCGAAGCCGAAGGTGTCGTCAGGGGCGTTGCGTTCCCAGACGGTGACCTCCCAGTGCGGGGAGAGCTGCTTGGTGAGGGCCGCGAAGTACAGTCCGCCGGGCCCTCCTCCTATGACTGCGACGCGCACGGCGTGCCTCCTGATGCTTGCGCGGTGGTGAGTAGTTCCGGTTGCTGCGGCCCCGCCGCGCCGAGCAGTTCGCGTACGTCCTCGGGCCAGGGGGTCGACCCGGTCGCGTGGGCGGCCGAGTGGGCGATGATCATGCGGCCGGTGGCCGCCTCGCCGCCCTGGGCGCCTCGTACGGTGAAGGCGTAGTGCAGGGAGGCCGTCCCGACCTTGGTGACCTTCAGTTCGGTGCGCACGGCGTCCCCGAACCAGAGGCGGGCCCGGTAGTCGGCCTCGAAGTGCACCCTGGGCGTGCTGCCGAACAGATGGGACAGGCCCAGGCGGTGGAGCAGGACGGCCTCGGCCGCCTCGACCCAGCGCACGACGGTGGAATGGTGGTAGTGGCCGGCGGCGTCGGTGTCGGTCCATTCGACGCGGCGTTCGACGACGACACTGGCCGGCTCGGCGACCGGGCCGGCCGGCAGGGCGGCGGATCCGGTTCCGGTGGCCGCCGCGGCCCGGGCACGTTCGCGCAGTTCACCGCGCCGCAGCTTTCCGGTGCCGGTGCGCGGGAGCGCGGCGACGAACTCGACGGCGCGCGGGTACTTGTACGGGGCGATGGTCTGCTTGACGTGGGCCTGGAGCTCACTGACCGTCGTGCCGTCCGCCGGGACCCCGGCGCCCAGGACGACGTACGCCTTGACGAGCATGCCGCGCCGCGGGTCCGGGGCCCCGACGACGGCGCACTCCTCGACGTGGGGGTGCGTGGCGAGGGCCTTCTCGACCTCGGGGCCCGCGATGTTGTAGCCCGAGGAGACGATCATGTCGTCGCTGCGGGCGACGTACCAGAAGTAGCCGTCCGCGTCGCGTATGTAGGTGTCGCCGGTGACGTTCCAGCCGTTCCTGACGTACGAGACCTGGCGCGGGTCCTCCAGGTACCGGCATCCGGTGGGACCGGTGACCGCCAGCAGGCCCGGCTGCCCGTCGGGGACGGGGTCCCCCTGTTCGTCGACCACTGCGGCGCGGTAGCCGGGAACGGGGCGGCCGGTGGAGCCGGGCCGGATGTCCTCGTCGGCCGCGGAGATGAAGACGTGCAGCATCTCCGTGGCACCGATGCCGTCGATGATGCGCAGGCCGGTGGCGGCGTGGAACTCGTGCCACACCGCGGCCGGGAGCGGTTCGCCCGCGGACACGCAGCGCCGCAGCCCGGCCAGCCGGTCCACCGCCCCCGCCTCCATGATCGCGCGGTAGGCCGTGGGCGCGGTGAACAGCACGGTCACTCCGTGCTCCGCGACGAGATCGGCCAGCTGCAGCGGGGCCGCCTGCTCGATCAGCAGGGTGGCGGCCCCGACGTGGAGGGGGAAGACCACGAGTCCGCCGAGCCCGAAGGTGAAGGCGAGGGGCGGCGTACCGGTGAAGACGTCGTCGGGGCGGGGCTTGAGGACGTGCCTCGAGAACGTGTCCGCGTTGGCGAGGACATCTCGGTGGAAGTGCAGGGTCGCCTTCGGCCGTCCGGTCGTGCCCGAGGTGAAGGCGATCAGTGCCACGTCGTCCGCGGCCGTGACCACGGTGCTGAAGCGGCCGTCCTTGGCCGCGCAGCGCGCGGCCAGGTCCTCCGGTCCGGCACCCCCGTAGGTGACGACCGGCAGCACCGGCAGGCCGGGGCGGCCGCTCGCGTCGAGTTCCTCGGCGTAGCGGTGGTCGCACAGGGCGAGCGCGGGCCGGCTGATGTCGGTGAGCTCGGCGAGTTCGCCGGCGCGCAACAGCGGCATGGTCGTGACGGCGACGCCGCCGGCCTTCAGAACGCCGAACCACGCGGCTACGAGCCAGGGGTTGTTGGGTCCGCGCAGCAGGACGCGGTTGCCGGGCCGGAGGCCGAAGTCCTCGGTGAGGACCTGGGCGACCTGGTTGGCGCGGTGCTGCAGTTCGCCGTATGTCCAGCGCTCGGTCGGGGTGAGCAGACAGGGGCGGTCGGGGCCGTGCCGCTCGACGGCGTCGTCGAGCAGGCGCCGAGCGCAGTTGAGTCGGTCCGGGTACTCCAACTCCGGTAGATCGAAGTGGAGTTCGGGCCAGAGGGGGAAGGGCGGAAGCCGATCACGGCAGAACGGATCGGCGTACGCGGAAGGGGAGAGCTCCATGGGGCGGCACCTCAATCAGGGAGCAGCGGGGAGATGACTGCAAGGTATGTCGAATATTTGGCGTCCGTCAACATCTCGCGATATTCCGATGCCCGAGAGGCTCCTCACACCACCCCCGAGCACCCCCGCGACACCCTGCGGCGCCCTCGCAGAGCCCCGGCCGCGACCCCTGCAGCGCCCCGCAACGCCCGCCGATGCGGCTCAGGGCACGGGGACGCGCACCCTGACGGCCTTGCCGAGCCCGCCCACAACGACCGAGAGCTCACCGCCCAGTTCGGCCGCCAGCAGCTGCACCATCAGCAGCCCGCGCCCGCTCTCCGCGTCCGGGTCGACCTCCCGGCGGGGGGCGGGCAGCCGCGGCAGGCCGGCGCCCCCGTCGGCGACCTCCAGCCGGAGCCAGCCGCCGCCCACCGCCAGGGCGACCCTCATCCGCCCGGCGCCGGCGCCCACGTGCAGGACGACGTTGCCGACGAGTTCACTGACGGTCAGCAGCAGGGCGTCGACCACCTCGGCGGCGACCCGCCAGTCGTCGAGCATGGCGCGCACACGGGACCTGACCTGCGGAACACTCTCGGCGGTGGGCTCGGCGACCCAGTGGACGAAGCTTCGGACCGCGGGACCGGCGGACCGGTCGGCAGTGGTGAGCATGACGTGCTCCCGGAGGGGGATGGCGGCACCGCCACTGAGCAGCTCGTGTAACTGATCCGGAATCCGGATCGTTCCTGGGCTTGTGGTCAGCGGAAATGCGTCGCTAGAGTCCTTGATTACACGTGTAACAAGCTACGCCTCCCCCGGTGACCCGCGCAAGCATTCCGGACAAACGACGCGAAGCCTGCACCCCGCCCCACCGGGGCACTGCCGAACTGGAAGGGCCGCAATGACACAAACTCCT is drawn from Streptomyces sp. NBC_01232 and contains these coding sequences:
- a CDS encoding ATP-binding protein — encoded protein: MLTTADRSAGPAVRSFVHWVAEPTAESVPQVRSRVRAMLDDWRVAAEVVDALLLTVSELVGNVVLHVGAGAGRMRVALAVGGGWLRLEVADGGAGLPRLPAPRREVDPDAESGRGLLMVQLLAAELGGELSVVVGGLGKAVRVRVPVP
- a CDS encoding oxidoreductase, encoding MRVAVIGGGPGGLYFAALTKQLSPHWEVTVWERNAPDDTFGFGVVFSDETLDGIAQADREIHEAMSAEFARWADIDVRYRGSTLTSGGHGFAALGRQHLLRILQRRCADLEVDVRYRTQAPPAAELAATYDLVVACDGVRSATRAAYADTFAADLDERSGRYMWLGTDKVFEAFTFIVEERDFGTLQVHAYPYDATRSTFIVEMTEDAWRRAGFEEFADRDHPPGTSDEESIRRCEELLADHLDGHRLIPNNSKWLRFTTVRNRTWRHENVVLLGDAAHTAHFSIGSGTKLAMEDALVLAASLHEHPDVPTALAAYEEERRPVVESTQRAAQASLEWFEHIDRYAGQDPHQFAFNLLTRSRRVTYDNLRVRDEGFTSAVNRASDVPPMFRPYPLGGLLLRNRVVVPPTALHTARDGVPGDFDLVHLSTQAIGGAGLVLAGMTAVSAGGRATPGCPGLWNDEQEAAWRRLTDFVHGQSDTCLGIQLTHAGRRAAGRGGQPIAASALRWDERSPVPREADRADMDALVRDFVGAARRADRAGFDALELQYGHGHLLSGFLSPLTNRRTDEYGTDLDGRLRLPLEVLRAVREVWPAGKALLVRISAADWADGGTTEDDAVGIARALAEAGADAIDVSTGEVVAHEKPRYGRSYQTPYADLIRNATGIPTIAVGAISTYDDVNSIILAGRADLCGVGRAQLHDPLWTLHAAAAQGYQGPAAPWARAWRAGSGRPPSARTDRIPPRLELLRQPAESVHRRWLPRAAVPAHR
- a CDS encoding acyl-CoA thioesterase; translated protein: MRWVEAAEAVLLHRLGLSHLFGSTPRVHFEADYRARLWFGDAVRTELKVTKVGTASLHYAFTVRGAQGGEAATGRMIIAHSAAHATGSTPWPEDVRELLGAAGPQQPELLTTAQASGGTPCASQS
- a CDS encoding carbon-nitrogen hydrolase family protein, encoding MDRDHLPRFTAAAVQAAPVYLDPAATVDKAVALIAEAAAGGAELVVFPEVFVPGYPYWNWTMNPVQGSPWFERLQRASVDIPGPHVDRLRAAARRHGVVLVIGVNERVPHSLGVLHNTLLTIGPDGALLGVHRKLVPTWAEKLTWTGGDGSSLVVHDTPVGPLGVLACGENTNTLARFALLAQGELVHASCYIALPVAPADYDMADAIAVRTAAHSFEGKVFSVVACSTVSPEIVDLLAGDDEELRKQFTRPRSALSGIFGPDGRPVTEPLVDDEGIVYGEIDLARCIQPKQMHDIVGHYNRFDVFRLEVDNRPRPPVTFTAPVVPGAPIAPAAPAAPEEDE
- a CDS encoding cupin domain-containing protein, which gives rise to MTIEQDDTMLGRARVSETPELSRYYEELGTLDAGALWTVANDIEPWYPQPKSVPVLWRYEDLRPLVHKALGLVKGDDAGRRVVMLVNPGRKEVSAAVGLLYTGLQIMGPGEAMTAHRHQAAALRFVHEGTGAWTIVDGQKLRVGPGDFAITPNGTWHEHGNEADDAPVIWQDGLDIPLVNALDAGFYEVHPELYQTPGKVINSSVLTYGANLLPYGVEKWTRPYSPLLAYPWEPTYEALRSLAKATEGSPYDGVIAEYTNPVTGGSVMPTMGAHMQLLRPGQATLAHRHTGSVIYTAAKGRGVSVIAGQRFEWKQGDIFCVPSWAWHEHHNLDEAEDACLFSFNDFPVMRSLGFHREEAYADNGGHQPTL